One genomic window of Lytechinus variegatus isolate NC3 chromosome 1, Lvar_3.0, whole genome shotgun sequence includes the following:
- the LOC121411861 gene encoding protein YIPF6-like, translating to MADVAEADRQQFEAKFTELELQHPVEGDITVPGALEEDLEPSTLDEPIRDTLMRDLRAIGVKFGHALYPKQSKALLRDWDLWGPLVMCTLLGSLLHEATSTDDKTEAAHLQFAEVFALISFGAVVVALNSRLLKGNISFFQSVCVLGYCLLPLVISLCVCRLLMIPSGHVTLLFAVRIILVFVSFIWSTLASMAFLADSQPSHRKALAMYPICLFYFVIGWMIISQTVPVLTP from the exons atggcaGACGTGGCAGAAGCAGACAGACAACAG ttTGAGGCAAAGTTTACTGAACTGGAGCTCCAGCACCCTGTAGAGGGCGATATTACAGTCCCTGGAGCGCTGGAGGAAGATTTAGAACCATCTACTCTCGATGAACCCATCAGGGACACTTTG ATGCGGGACCTCCGTGCCATTGGTGTTAAGTTTGGTCATGCTCTCTACCCAAAACAAAGCAAAGCTCTCCTCAGAGATT gGGACCTATGGGGCCCACTTGTGATGTGCACATTGTTAGGAAG TCTTCTCCATGAAGCAACATCAACAGATGATAAAACAGAAGCAGCACATCTTCAGTTTGCCGAGGTCTTTGCTCTTATCTCATTCGGAGCTGTAGTGGTGGCATTAAATTCAAGATTGCTCAAAGGCAATAT CTCTTTCTTTCAGAGTGTCTGTGTGCTTGGGTATTGTCTACTTCCCCTTGTTATAAGCCTGTGTGTGTGTCGTCTCTTAATGATTCCATCTGGTCATGTCACTCTGCTCTTTGCTGTTAGGATAATCCTggtttttgtttcattcatcTGGTCTACATTAG ctTCTATGGCATTCCTAGCAGACAGTCAGCCTTCTCACAGAAAAGCCCTGGCCATGTATCCAATATGTCTCTTCTACTTTGTAATTGGATGGATGATCATTTCTCAGACAGTACCTGTGTTAACACCATGA
- the LOC121411847 gene encoding histamine H2 receptor-like has protein sequence MILPFQSEMSDMSTTRSPEVNDYAFNNSPLHQALVMIFFTPLILIIIFGNALVIVATYKEPRLRTQRYIILASLALSDLCIGLIATPLELYSRVVQDDITCSVAKSGYFTAWLYVLVYVSIVHIVLITVDRLIALKRPLRYIALVTTKRVCIVIAVVWIGGISYGIVSVIELGYSKDDTLTQFCTGVRYTSLSARCFLLGSASAILFLGIILISLNMWIHRIAVNHSRRIHENLLAPPPHPRIAWQGIGLQQLKATKTTLLVVGMFCMGWFPTSIWFYLRVYASISHVGQIILFELSFFIANFSSAVNPFIYCFKDSLYRRTFCKIFPPLGNVLKRSRWDFERNSFIELKDGAEMNHVVVPKPDGPHSRSILLK, from the coding sequence ATGATTCTGCCATTTCAATCTGAAATGAGTGACATGTCGACTACGAGATCACCGGAAGTTAACGATTACGCCTTTAACAACTCACCTCTACACCAAGCTCTCGTGATGATATTCTTTACTCCTCTAATACTAATTATCATCTTCGGCAATGCCTTGGTAATCGTAGCTACCTACAAGGAACCCAGACTCCGAACCCAACGGTACATCATCCTTGCTAGTCTAGCTCTTTCAGATCTATGCATTGGTCTGATCGCTACGCCACTGGAACTTTATTCTCGGGTGGTTCAGGATGACATCACTTGCTCTGTTGCTAAATCGGGATACTTTACAGCCTGGCTGTACGTTCTAGTCTATGTTTCGATCGTGCATATTGTTCTTATTACTGTTGATCGTCTAATCGCATTGAAGAGGCCTCTCCGCTACATAGCATTGGTGACGACGAAAAGGGTGTGTATCGTAATTGCTGTAGTCTGGATTGGAGGAATCAGCTACGGGATAGTTTCAGTGATTGAGTTAGGATACAGTAAAGATGATACCTTGACGCAGTTCTGCACTGGTGTCAGATACACATCTTTGTCCGCGCGATGTTTTCTTTTGGGAAGTGCTAGTGCCATACTGTTTCTGGGTATCATTTTGATTTCGTTGAATATGTGGATTCACCGCATTGCCGTCAACCATTCGCGGCggattcatgaaaatttattggCGCCGCCCCCACATCCACGAATAGCATGGCAAGGAATAGGTCTGCAACAGCTCAAAGCCACAAAGACCACCTTATTGGTTGTTGGTATGTTTTGCATGGGATGGTTCCCTACTAGCATCTGGTTTTATCTCAGGGTCTACGCTTCAATTAGTCATGTAGGACAAATTATCCTCTTTGAGCTTAGTTTTTTTATTGCTAATTTCAGTTCTGCCGTGAACCCATTTATATACTGCTTCAAAGACAGTCTCTATCGACGTACGTTTTGTAAAATCTTTCCTCCTCTCGGAAACGTCTTGAAAAGGTCTAGATGGGATTTCGAGAGGAATTCGTTTATAGAACTTAAAGATGGGGCTGAAATGAACCATGTTGTGGTCCCCAAACCTGACGGACCTCACTCACGgtcaattttattgaaataa
- the LOC121411852 gene encoding cannabinoid receptor 2-like, with product MMIITDRLNTTTSSTLVDVDIESRPLCWFILPTMKHGMLGLAIFIMSATLVIIPSHRRLRKRHHIFPYNLVLSDFCGAIVFAVFEGTGELPLEYVEALQTISVTSFIVSLLSIVLVAGYQFITIRVDPFGAQNIITTPRLIIACLLTWAFSFSISVTTVLTISEYTTIFTLLLCISLITTTITGFCYVLIYRSVAKVPCEGNITAARKEENQRVLRTFGLVFGTTVVCWICPWVHWAFLSLGFEYMCLFNAGDMMICANWIANCVIYWWRLKEFRAIFSSSAVGIVDVL from the exons atgatgataataacgGATCGTCTGAATACAACAACGTCATCGACGTTGGTCGATGTCGACATCGAATCACGTCCACTATGCTGGTTTATTTTGCCTACAATGAAACATGGTATGCTGGGTCTTGCTATCTTCATTATGTCAGCTACACTGGTCATTATCCCTAGTCATCGCCGACTTCGTAAGCGACATCACATCTTTCCCTATAACTTGGTGCTATCCGATTTTTGTGGTGCAATTGTGTTTGCAGTCTTCGAAGGGACTGGAGAACTTCCTTTAGAG TATGTAGAGGCTCTACAGACAATATCAGTAACATCATTCATAGTGTCCCTACTAAGCATCGTTCTGGTGGCTGGATATCAATTCATAACTATCAGGGTTGATCCTTTTGGCGCCCAAAACATCATCACGACGCCACGCCTTATCATTGCATGCTTATTAACATGGGCGTTTTCATTTTCGATCTCTGTGACTACTGTCCTAACGATCAGTGAGTATACCACAATCTTCACACTGCTCTTGTGCATTTCGctgatcaccaccaccatcactggTTTCTGTTACGTCTTAATCTACCGCTCCGTTGCGAAGGTTCCCTGTGAAGGCAACATCACCGCCGCAAGGAAGGAGGAAAATCAGCGGGTGCTCCGTACGTTTGGTCTTGTATTTGGGACTACTGTGGTTTGCTGGATCTGTCCGTGGGTCCACTGGGCCTTCTTAAGCCTCGGATTTGAGTACATGTGTCTATTCAATGCTGGGGATATGATGATATGTGCTAACTGGATAGCGAACTGTGTCATCTACTGGTGGCGACTCAAAGAGTTTCGAGCAATTTTTTCGAGTTCTGCAGTAGGAATCGTAGACGTGCTGTAG